Proteins found in one Triticum aestivum cultivar Chinese Spring chromosome 4D, IWGSC CS RefSeq v2.1, whole genome shotgun sequence genomic segment:
- the LOC123097802 gene encoding uncharacterized protein, with product MAAAATMTWHEELATLVGDTGVRLPAVAGGAAPAPNSAAAVGGGWYGEEEEGKVEEGWAQQARGFAESTAEMLRELGLGVWDVAAQSLAGAEDSELARRLRRPAAAAGKRLSFMNEYLPEDRDPVRCWVVVAAVAFVALLVLGVGSSDDTPVEQPKKLYISPPNAKRFQLPDGRHLAYEEKGISADRARFSLVAPHSFLSSRLAGIPGISSSLLEEFGARLVTYDLPGFGESDPHPGRNLNSSALDMLHLADALGIVDKFWVVGYSGGGMHAWSALRYIPDRVAGAAMFAPMANPYDSKMTKDEKRKIWDRWSTKRKLMHILARRFPSLLRLFYHRSFLSGKQGQPESWLSLSTGKKDKTLLEAPTFNTFWEKDVAESVRQGDAQPFVEEAVLQVSDWGFSLSDIQMQKKEDQGVFEFMKSLFSQAEREWVGFLGPIHIWQGMDDRVVPPSVTEFARRMVPGATVHKLLDEGHFSYFCFCDECHRQIFSTLFGTPQGPLNPAPESSEVAPEPAEETSPAYEEVAEQEQETSGLA from the exons atggcggcggcggcgacgatgacgtGGCACGAGGAGCTGGCCACGCTCGTCGGCGACACGGGCGTGCGCCTCCCTGCCGTGGCCGGGGGCGCGGCGCCGGCGCCCAattcggcggcggcggtcgggggCGGCTGgtacggggaggaggaggaggggaaggtgGAGGAGGGGTGGGCGCAGCAGGCGAGGGGCTTCGCCGAGTCCACGGCGGAGATGCTGCGGGAGCTGGGCCTCGGGGTGTGGGACGTCGCCGCGCAGAGCCTCGCCGGCGCCGAGGACAGCGAGCTcgcgcggcggctgcggcggccggcggcggccgcgGGCAAGCGCCTCAGCTTCATGAACGAGTACCTCCCCGAGGACCGCGACCCCGTCAGGTGCTGGGTCGTCGTTGCCGCCGTCGCATTCGTCGCGCTCCTCG TGTTAGGTGTAGGAAGTAGCGATGATACCCCAGTGGAGCAACCGAAGAAACTTTACATAAGCCCCCCAAATGCTAAAAGATTCCAACTTCCTGATGGACGGCATCTGGCTTACGAAGAAAAAGGAATTTCAGCTGACAGGGCAAGATTTTCACTGGTTGCTCCCCATTCATTTCTTTCGTCAAGGCTAGCAG GAATCCCTGGAATCAGCTCATCCCTTCTAGAGGAATTTGGGGCACGACTTGTGACCTATGATCTTCCTGGTTTTGGTGAAAGTGATCCTCATCCAGGCCGAAATCTGAATTCTTCTGCATTAGACATGCTTCATTTGGCCGATGCCCTTGGGATTGTGGACAAGTTCTGGGTTGTAGGCTATTCTGGAGGTGGCATGCATGCTTGGAGTGCTCTGCGCTACATTCCTGACCGGGTGGCAG GTGCAGCAATGTTCGCCCCTATGGCAAATCCATATGACTCCAAGATGACCAAGGATGAGAAACGTAAAATATGGGACAGATGGTCAACTAAACGAAAACTAATGCACATTTTAGCTCGGAGGTTCCCATCACTATTACGCCTCTTCTATCACCGAAGCTTCCTTTCTGGAAAGCAAGGACAGCCTGAGAGTTGGTTATCATTGTCAACGGGAAAGAAG GATAAAACTTTACTGGAAGCTCCTACATTCAACACATTCTGGGAAAAGGATGTTGCAGAGTCTGTGCGCCAGGGAGATGCGCAGCCATTTGTCGAGGAAGCTGTGCTGCAAGTATCTGATTGGGGTTTCAGCTTGTCAGATATTCAAATGCAGAAGAAAGAGGATCAGGGAGTATTTGAATTTATGAAGTCTCTGTTCAGTCAGGCTGAACGAGAGTGGGTGGGATTTCTGGGCCCAATCCACATTTGGCAG GGAATGGATGACCGGGTGGTGCCCCCGTCGGTGACCGAGTTTGCCAGGAGGATGGTTCCAGGAGCCACTGTCCACAAGCTTCTCGACGAAGGCCACTTCTCATACTTCTGTTTCTGCGACGAGTGCCACCGGCAGATATTCTCCACCCTGTTTGGCACCCCGCAGGGCCCTCTCAATCCGGCACCGGAATCCAGTGAAGTGGCCCCGGAACCGGCGGAAGAAACAAGCCCTGCATACGAAGAAGTTGCAGAGCAGGAGCAGGAAACATCAGGGCTGGCCTGA